The Enterococcus sp. 7F3_DIV0205 genome has a window encoding:
- a CDS encoding acetaldehyde dehydrogenase (acetylating), translating into MTEIIKVEEIETLVETAKKAQAVYENYTQEQVDAIVKNVYQKTLDNAEKLAISANEETGFGKVSDKVIKNTFASEQVYESIKDLPTVGIINRRKEEKIIEIGIPLGVVAGLIPSTNPTATVIFKSLIALKTRNAIVFSPHPKALKSILMAVEIIEQAAIEAGAPAGLVQVIQNPTLDATSALMKHTDVSLILATGGKAMVQAAYSSGNPAIGVGPGNVPVLIDATADIAHAIDCVVSSKTFDNGIICASEQALVVDKTVKSDVIEQLKAKKAYFMNEEESAKVSQFILRETGTLNPEIVGKSAPDVAKLVGISVPEDTTILISEQSEIGHHNPYSREKLTPILGLFTVDSFEDGVETCKALLANEGTGHTAVIHTTTDANAETFGLEMRASRILVNTLGALGAIGATTKLAPSMTLGCGAMGGSSTTDNVTAHHLMNVKRIAYGIE; encoded by the coding sequence ATGACTGAAATAATTAAAGTAGAAGAAATTGAAACACTAGTCGAAACAGCAAAGAAAGCACAAGCCGTGTATGAAAATTATACACAAGAGCAAGTAGATGCTATCGTGAAAAATGTCTATCAAAAAACACTTGATAATGCCGAAAAATTAGCTATTTCAGCAAATGAAGAAACTGGCTTTGGAAAAGTTTCTGATAAAGTGATCAAAAATACCTTTGCAAGTGAACAAGTATATGAAAGTATCAAAGATCTCCCGACAGTAGGAATAATCAATCGCCGTAAAGAAGAAAAAATAATTGAAATTGGAATTCCTTTAGGTGTTGTCGCAGGTTTGATTCCTTCAACAAATCCGACTGCAACAGTTATTTTCAAGTCACTGATTGCTTTAAAAACTAGAAATGCGATTGTTTTTTCACCACATCCTAAGGCGTTAAAATCAATTTTGATGGCGGTGGAAATCATTGAGCAAGCAGCGATTGAAGCAGGTGCACCAGCTGGCTTAGTTCAAGTGATCCAAAATCCTACCTTAGATGCTACAAGTGCTTTAATGAAGCATACCGATGTTTCCTTGATTCTTGCCACAGGTGGTAAAGCAATGGTTCAAGCAGCATATAGCTCTGGTAACCCAGCAATTGGGGTAGGTCCCGGAAATGTTCCAGTATTAATCGATGCAACAGCTGATATTGCTCACGCGATTGATTGCGTAGTCAGCAGTAAAACATTTGATAATGGAATCATTTGTGCTTCAGAGCAAGCTCTTGTAGTTGATAAAACTGTGAAATCTGATGTTATTGAACAATTAAAAGCGAAAAAAGCTTACTTCATGAATGAAGAAGAATCAGCGAAAGTCAGTCAATTTATTTTAAGGGAGACAGGAACATTGAATCCAGAAATCGTCGGAAAAAGTGCTCCAGATGTTGCGAAATTGGTAGGTATCTCTGTACCGGAAGATACAACTATTCTAATTTCAGAGCAATCAGAAATCGGTCATCACAATCCTTATTCAAGAGAGAAATTAACACCGATTTTAGGACTATTCACAGTTGATTCATTTGAAGATGGGGTAGAAACATGCAAAGCTTTACTTGCAAATGAAGGAACAGGTCATACAGCAGTGATTCATACTACAACTGATGCAAACGCAGAGACGTTTGGCTTAGAAATGAGAGCATCACGTATCTTAGTGAATACATTAGGAGCATTAGGAGCAATCGGAGCTACAACTAAATTAGCGCCTTCGATGACATTAGGATGCGGTGCGATGGGCGGCAGCAGTACGACTGATAATGTAACAGCTCATCATTTGATGAATGTTAAACGCATCGCTTATGGTATTGAATAA
- a CDS encoding helix-turn-helix domain-containing protein: MCRLLIVSNDAKEQQTLQQTINDSFMNIKVLPPAETEQEALAIAEKLLPEILLIAIDHLDVDGFIVKRKIVQQLPNIKVIILTERDNFQSIHQALRCGVIDYLLTPIDFNELKFAIDRSVKSLNQVSLMDVLNNKPTVLAKEQINTILDYIHDHYDEEINLTTLADIMHLNRHYVSRFFKEAVGMNFIDYLTAYRIEKAKQLLMKTEESITEISGTVGYIDSTYFSKLFKKKVGQSPYQFRKQYRGEHTPADLRVIYN; encoded by the coding sequence ATGTGCCGATTATTGATTGTCAGTAATGACGCCAAAGAACAACAAACACTTCAACAAACGATCAACGACTCATTCATGAATATAAAAGTGTTACCTCCAGCTGAAACAGAGCAAGAAGCTTTAGCCATTGCTGAAAAGTTACTTCCTGAAATTCTTTTGATTGCGATAGATCATTTAGACGTTGATGGTTTTATCGTAAAACGCAAAATAGTTCAACAACTACCAAATATCAAAGTAATCATATTAACAGAACGAGATAATTTTCAAAGTATCCACCAAGCGTTGCGCTGTGGTGTGATCGATTACTTATTGACCCCTATTGACTTCAACGAGTTAAAATTTGCCATTGATCGGAGTGTTAAATCACTCAACCAAGTTTCTTTAATGGATGTATTGAATAATAAGCCGACGGTCTTAGCAAAAGAACAAATCAACACTATTTTAGATTATATTCATGATCATTATGATGAAGAAATCAACTTAACGACGTTAGCAGATATCATGCATTTAAATCGACACTATGTAAGTCGATTCTTTAAAGAGGCTGTTGGAATGAATTTTATTGATTACTTAACTGCCTACCGCATAGAAAAAGCCAAACAATTATTAATGAAAACGGAAGAATCGATCACAGAAATTTCTGGTACAGTTGGCTATATTGATTCAACGTATTTTAGTAAATTATTCAAGAAAAAAGTTGGACAATCTCCTTACCAATTTCGTAAACAATATCGGGGTGAACATACACCCGCAGATTTGCGAGTTATTTATAATTAG
- the der gene encoding ribosome biogenesis GTPase Der, translating into MANPTIAIVGRPNVGKSTIFNRIAGERISIVEDTPGVTRDRIYATGEWLGREFSIIDTGGIDLSDEPFMDQIKHQAEIAIEEADVIIFVASGREGVTDADELVARILYRSNKPIILAVNKVDNPEMRNDIYEFYSLGLGDPFPISGSHGLGIGDVLDEAVKHFSTEIEEEDEDTIKFSLIGRPNVGKSSLINAILGEDRVIVSEIEGTTRDAIDTHFESEDGQKFLMIDTAGMRKRGKVYESTEKYSVMRAMRAIERSDIVLMVLNAEEGIREQDKKVAGYAHEAGRGIIIVVNKWDTVEKETNTMRDFEEEIREEFRYLDYAPIIFVSALTKQRLNKLPELIELVSMNQNLRIPSALLNDVVMDAIAINPTPTDKGKRLKVFYGTQVAIKPPTFVIFVNEEELMHFSYARFLENQIRKAFTFEGTPIKIIPRRRK; encoded by the coding sequence ATGGCAAATCCAACAATTGCAATTGTCGGTCGTCCCAACGTAGGGAAATCGACAATTTTTAACCGTATAGCTGGTGAGAGAATTTCTATCGTAGAAGATACACCAGGTGTAACAAGAGACCGTATTTATGCCACAGGAGAGTGGTTAGGACGTGAGTTTAGTATTATTGATACAGGTGGTATCGATCTAAGTGACGAACCGTTTATGGATCAAATCAAGCATCAAGCAGAAATTGCTATTGAAGAAGCTGATGTGATTATTTTTGTCGCAAGCGGCAGAGAAGGGGTTACAGATGCAGATGAATTAGTTGCAAGAATTTTGTATCGCAGCAACAAACCCATTATTTTAGCTGTCAATAAAGTTGATAACCCTGAAATGAGAAATGATATCTACGAATTTTATTCTTTAGGATTAGGCGATCCATTTCCTATTTCCGGAAGTCATGGTTTGGGTATTGGAGATGTTTTAGACGAAGCTGTTAAACATTTTTCAACTGAAATTGAAGAAGAAGATGAAGATACGATCAAATTTAGTTTGATTGGGCGTCCAAACGTGGGTAAATCTTCATTGATCAATGCGATTCTTGGTGAAGACCGTGTGATCGTTTCAGAAATAGAAGGAACAACTCGTGATGCAATCGATACGCATTTTGAATCAGAAGATGGGCAAAAATTCTTGATGATCGATACAGCTGGTATGCGCAAACGAGGCAAAGTTTATGAATCAACAGAAAAATACAGTGTGATGCGTGCCATGCGCGCCATTGAGCGTTCTGATATTGTTTTAATGGTTTTAAATGCGGAAGAAGGAATTCGGGAGCAAGATAAGAAAGTTGCTGGATACGCTCATGAAGCAGGGCGAGGGATCATCATCGTTGTGAATAAGTGGGATACAGTCGAAAAAGAAACAAATACAATGCGTGATTTTGAAGAAGAGATCCGCGAAGAGTTTCGATATCTTGATTATGCACCGATCATCTTTGTTTCAGCTTTGACAAAACAACGTTTGAATAAATTACCAGAGTTGATCGAACTTGTCAGCATGAATCAAAATCTACGTATTCCATCAGCCTTGTTGAATGATGTAGTGATGGATGCTATTGCCATTAATCCAACTCCGACTGATAAAGGCAAGCGCTTGAAAGTCTTTTATGGAACACAAGTGGCAATCAAGCCGCCAACTTTTGTTATTTTTGTAAATGAAGAAGAATTAATGCATTTTTCGTATGCACGATTCTTAGAAAATCAAATTCGTAAAGCCTTCACTTTTGAAGGAACACCAATCAAAATTATTCCAAGAAGACGGAAGTAG
- a CDS encoding SAG1386/EF1546 family surface-associated protein, producing MSKKDSKKPSGAREPWEQSIYDTDKNTGGSRSEKRQQKKGNTVFLTILVILLLLIIALPVGTYLYVMRDKPNDNKQASQPSSSVVVQSSTKNSSTQSSSSSANASQETPASSSDAVTDGAQSSVPQETTPTSAAEEAAVYTEVLNGEGPNQVASRNGITTDELLQLNGLNLNSVLQPGQSLRVK from the coding sequence GTGAGTAAAAAAGATAGTAAAAAACCATCAGGTGCACGTGAACCTTGGGAGCAGTCGATTTATGATACTGATAAAAATACTGGGGGCTCTCGCTCAGAGAAACGTCAACAAAAAAAAGGGAATACGGTCTTTCTAACAATTTTAGTTATTCTTTTACTTTTGATCATTGCTTTACCAGTAGGTACTTATCTATATGTGATGCGGGATAAACCGAATGACAATAAACAAGCGAGCCAACCTTCTTCATCAGTGGTTGTTCAATCGTCGACAAAAAATAGTTCAACACAGTCATCGTCTTCAAGTGCTAATGCATCACAAGAGACACCAGCATCGTCTTCAGATGCCGTGACTGATGGCGCGCAAAGCAGTGTACCGCAAGAAACTACTCCGACAAGTGCAGCTGAAGAAGCGGCTGTTTACACAGAAGTACTTAATGGAGAAGGTCCAAATCAAGTTGCTTCAAGAAATGGCATAACAACGGATGAATTATTACAATTGAATGGCTTGAATTTAAATTCTGTTTTACAACCAGGTCAATCATTACGTGTCAAATAA
- the rpsA gene encoding 30S ribosomal protein S1 yields the protein MTEDKKVEINNETMEDAMNSVQEVNVGDIVKGEVLAVEDKQVVVGIEGAGVEGVVPAKELSTTQVEDINELVKVGDILDLVVITSIGKDKENGSYLLSKRRLDAKKVWEEIEQDFKAGKIIEAPVTNVVKGGLVVDVGVRGFVPASMVEDHFVADFSEYKGQTLTFKIIEIEPSENRLILSHKAVVAAEKNSKKKDILATLHDGDIVEGKVARLTDFGAFIDLGGIDGLVHVSEIAHQHVGKPSDVLTVGDDVKVKILSINPDEERVSLSIKETLAGPWEDIENKAAVGSVLDGTVKRLTSFGAFVEVFPGVEGLVHISQISHKHIATPHEVLQEGQAVQVKVLEVNPEEHRIALSIKALEAKPESQEEPKDVQEYELPEENTGFTMGDILGDALKAQDSDSE from the coding sequence ATGACAGAAGACAAAAAAGTGGAAATCAACAATGAAACAATGGAAGATGCAATGAACAGTGTCCAAGAAGTAAATGTAGGTGACATCGTTAAAGGTGAAGTACTTGCAGTTGAGGACAAACAAGTTGTCGTTGGTATTGAAGGTGCTGGCGTCGAAGGTGTAGTACCTGCAAAAGAATTATCTACAACACAAGTAGAAGATATCAATGAATTAGTAAAAGTTGGTGACATTTTAGATTTGGTTGTCATCACATCAATTGGTAAAGACAAAGAAAATGGCAGTTACTTACTGTCTAAACGTCGTTTGGATGCTAAAAAAGTTTGGGAAGAAATCGAACAAGACTTTAAAGCAGGCAAAATCATCGAAGCACCCGTTACAAATGTTGTAAAAGGTGGTTTAGTAGTGGATGTCGGCGTTCGTGGCTTTGTTCCAGCGTCAATGGTAGAAGACCATTTTGTTGCTGATTTTTCAGAATACAAAGGTCAAACACTGACATTTAAAATCATCGAGATCGAACCTTCTGAAAATCGTTTGATTTTATCTCATAAGGCAGTTGTTGCGGCTGAGAAGAATTCTAAGAAAAAAGATATTTTAGCAACACTTCATGATGGCGATATCGTTGAAGGAAAAGTTGCTCGTTTAACTGATTTTGGAGCGTTTATTGATTTAGGCGGGATTGATGGCTTAGTTCATGTTTCTGAAATTGCTCATCAACATGTTGGCAAACCAAGTGATGTACTAACGGTTGGTGATGATGTAAAAGTTAAAATTCTTTCAATCAATCCAGATGAAGAACGTGTTTCACTATCAATTAAAGAAACATTAGCTGGACCTTGGGAAGATATCGAAAATAAAGCCGCTGTCGGTTCTGTTCTTGATGGAACTGTTAAACGTTTAACGAGCTTTGGGGCATTCGTTGAAGTGTTCCCAGGAGTTGAAGGTTTAGTGCATATTTCTCAAATTTCACACAAACACATTGCAACACCTCACGAAGTCTTACAAGAAGGTCAAGCAGTTCAAGTGAAAGTTTTAGAAGTCAATCCAGAGGAACACCGAATTGCATTAAGTATCAAAGCATTAGAAGCAAAACCTGAATCTCAAGAAGAACCAAAAGATGTTCAAGAATATGAGTTACCAGAAGAAAATACTGGTTTCACAATGGGTGATATCTTAGGGGATGCTTTAAAAGCACAAGATTCTGATTCAGAATAA
- a CDS encoding tetratricopeptide repeat protein, which produces MTTYSEKMLQALHEEDLAQAQLMLAEAVRKDDDDTLADLGEELLSLGFLEEAKIIFEHLLTIYPEVDGLNIPLAEIAIENDLIDDAFVYLENVGKDSDSYVQSLLVTADLYQVIGIPEVSEAKLKEAQRLMPDEPLILFALGELYFSNGQFQEASAAYQELLEAQVTEISSVSINERLGSTHSMSGDFEEAIPFLEKALEEGQTDDRLFQLAFTYLQLHENQKAIALLQQLRVLNPHYQSLYLSLGEALQEEEQLEEARTVLAEGIKENPFQVDLYQLASENAYRLHDTEKAESLLLQALELGEKTDETRLTLSNLYLNENRFDEVIEVVQKMEEQGHPYGEWNLAHAYNELEEFDLAKVHYEQAYQELSHEPEFLKEYAVFLREEGDLEKAKELLQHYLQHEPGDNEAESLLEDIEER; this is translated from the coding sequence ATGACAACCTATAGTGAAAAAATGCTACAAGCATTGCATGAAGAAGATTTGGCTCAAGCACAATTGATGTTGGCAGAAGCCGTTAGAAAAGATGATGACGATACACTTGCTGATTTAGGTGAAGAGTTATTATCACTGGGTTTCTTAGAAGAAGCTAAAATAATTTTTGAGCATTTACTGACTATTTATCCAGAAGTAGACGGTTTGAATATTCCTTTAGCTGAGATTGCCATTGAAAATGATTTGATAGATGATGCGTTTGTTTATTTGGAAAATGTGGGGAAAGATAGCGATAGTTATGTTCAAAGTCTACTTGTGACAGCTGACTTGTATCAAGTGATTGGCATACCAGAAGTTAGTGAAGCAAAATTAAAAGAAGCCCAACGATTAATGCCGGATGAACCATTGATTTTATTTGCTTTAGGAGAACTGTATTTTTCTAATGGACAGTTCCAAGAAGCGTCAGCTGCTTACCAAGAGTTGCTTGAGGCGCAAGTTACAGAAATATCGAGTGTTTCTATCAATGAACGTTTAGGAAGCACTCATAGCATGTCAGGCGATTTTGAAGAAGCGATCCCATTTTTAGAAAAAGCATTAGAAGAAGGTCAGACAGATGATCGCTTATTCCAATTAGCATTCACATACCTACAATTACATGAAAACCAAAAAGCAATTGCTCTATTACAGCAATTAAGAGTATTAAATCCACATTATCAATCGCTGTATTTATCACTAGGCGAAGCACTGCAAGAAGAAGAACAATTAGAAGAAGCACGCACTGTTTTAGCAGAAGGAATCAAAGAGAATCCTTTCCAAGTAGACTTATACCAATTAGCATCTGAGAATGCTTACCGATTGCACGATACAGAAAAAGCTGAATCGTTGTTGTTACAAGCTTTAGAACTTGGAGAAAAAACCGATGAAACTAGACTTACATTAAGTAACTTGTACTTGAATGAAAATCGCTTTGATGAAGTAATTGAAGTTGTACAGAAAATGGAAGAGCAAGGTCATCCTTATGGGGAATGGAATCTAGCACATGCTTATAATGAATTGGAAGAATTTGATTTAGCAAAAGTTCATTATGAACAAGCATATCAAGAACTTTCTCACGAACCAGAATTTCTAAAAGAATATGCGGTATTCCTTCGTGAAGAAGGAGATCTAGAGAAAGCAAAGGAATTATTACAACACTATCTTCAACACGAACCTGGTGATAATGAAGCAGAATCACTGTTAGAAGATATTGAAGAAAGATAG
- the cmk gene encoding (d)CMP kinase, with the protein MKKISIAIDGPASSGKSTVAKILAKKLNYIYCDTGAMYRALTYLAMEKNIDFENEQGLVDLCLNHEISFKQTDKEQLVFVDGIEVTEEIRQPDVTNAVSIVAKHGAVREKMVELQQIIGRAGGVVMDGRDIGTAVLPDAEVKIFLVASVEERAERRYKENQEKGIMTDFATLKNEIEHRDFLDSTREVSPLKQAKDAVKIDTTGMNIEEVVEAIEGVILAKR; encoded by the coding sequence ATGAAAAAAATAAGTATTGCCATTGACGGGCCAGCATCTTCTGGGAAAAGTACGGTAGCTAAAATTTTAGCAAAAAAACTGAATTACATTTATTGTGATACTGGTGCAATGTATCGAGCTTTGACCTATTTAGCAATGGAAAAGAACATTGATTTTGAGAATGAACAAGGCTTAGTCGATCTTTGTCTCAATCATGAGATTTCGTTTAAACAGACAGATAAAGAGCAATTGGTTTTTGTCGATGGAATCGAAGTAACTGAAGAAATCAGACAACCTGATGTCACAAATGCTGTTTCGATCGTGGCAAAACATGGAGCAGTTCGAGAAAAAATGGTAGAGTTGCAACAAATCATCGGGCGTGCTGGCGGAGTTGTCATGGACGGACGAGATATTGGGACTGCAGTATTACCTGATGCGGAAGTTAAGATTTTCCTCGTTGCCAGTGTTGAAGAACGAGCTGAAAGGCGTTATAAAGAAAATCAAGAAAAAGGAATCATGACGGATTTCGCTACATTAAAAAACGAAATTGAGCATCGAGATTTCCTTGATTCAACTAGGGAAGTCTCTCCTTTAAAACAAGCAAAAGATGCGGTGAAAATCGATACAACTGGGATGAACATAGAAGAAGTCGTGGAAGCTATCGAAGGGGTCATCTTAGCAAAAAGATAA
- a CDS encoding HU family DNA-binding protein, with translation MANKAELIENVASSTGLTKKDATAAVDAVFSTIQESLAKGEKVQLIGFGNFEVRERAARKGRNPQTGKEIQIAASKVPAFKPGKALKDAVK, from the coding sequence ATGGCAAATAAAGCAGAATTAATCGAAAACGTTGCATCTTCAACTGGTTTAACTAAAAAAGACGCAACTGCAGCAGTGGATGCTGTATTTTCAACAATCCAAGAATCTCTTGCTAAAGGTGAAAAAGTTCAATTAATCGGTTTTGGTAACTTTGAAGTTCGCGAACGTGCGGCTCGTAAAGGACGTAACCCACAAACTGGTAAAGAAATTCAAATCGCTGCAAGTAAAGTACCTGCGTTCAAACCAGGTAAAGCGTTGAAAGATGCTGTTAAATAA